Proteins from a genomic interval of Nitrospirota bacterium:
- the gmd gene encoding GDP-mannose 4,6-dehydratase has protein sequence MKKALISGITGQDGSYLAEFLLGKGYEVYGIIRRSSSFNTGRIDPIYEDPHVPHRRLHLVYGDLNDASSLNRIIRTVQPDEIYNLGAQSHVRVSFDIPEYTGEITGLGTIRLLEAIREAGLKPKFYQASSSEMFGKVQDVPQRETTPFYPRSPYGAAKVYSYWITVNYREAYDLFACNGILFNHESPRRGETFVTRKITKAAARIKLGVQKDLFLGNLDAKRDWGFAGDYVQAMWMMLQAPKPEDYVIATGETHTVREFLELAFDRLQLDWEKYVKIDPAYYRPTEVDLLIGDASKAKQDLGWEPKVRFRELAHMMVDADLALEQERLEGTHGKK, from the coding sequence GTGAAAAAAGCATTGATTAGTGGCATTACAGGTCAAGATGGATCGTATCTGGCGGAGTTCCTTCTCGGGAAGGGCTATGAGGTCTACGGCATTATCCGGAGATCAAGCTCGTTCAATACGGGACGAATCGATCCCATTTATGAAGACCCCCATGTTCCCCATCGACGTCTCCATCTTGTGTATGGAGACCTTAACGATGCGAGTTCATTGAATCGCATCATCCGAACGGTCCAGCCAGATGAAATTTATAACCTAGGGGCGCAAAGCCACGTGCGTGTGAGTTTCGATATTCCTGAGTATACGGGAGAGATTACCGGACTCGGAACGATCCGCCTTCTGGAAGCCATTCGGGAAGCAGGGTTGAAGCCGAAGTTTTATCAAGCCTCATCCAGTGAGATGTTCGGTAAAGTGCAGGATGTCCCCCAGCGCGAGACCACACCGTTTTATCCTCGTAGTCCCTATGGTGCGGCCAAAGTTTACTCCTACTGGATTACGGTTAATTATCGAGAGGCCTACGACCTCTTTGCCTGTAACGGCATTTTATTCAACCATGAATCTCCCAGACGGGGAGAGACCTTCGTGACGCGCAAGATCACGAAGGCGGCGGCGCGAATCAAGCTCGGTGTTCAGAAAGATCTCTTTCTTGGGAATCTGGATGCGAAACGAGACTGGGGATTTGCGGGAGACTATGTGCAGGCCATGTGGATGATGCTGCAAGCCCCAAAGCCTGAGGACTACGTCATCGCGACGGGAGAAACACATACGGTACGTGAGTTCTTGGAGCTGGCCTTTGATCGGCTTCAACTGGATTGGGAAAAATATGTGAAGATCGATCCTGCCTACTATCGTCCCACGGAGGTGGATCTTCTGATCGGCGATGCGAGCAAGGCCAAACAAGATTTGGGATGGGAGCCGAAGGTTCGGTTCAGGGAGCTGGCCCATATGATGGTGGACGCGGATCTTGCCCTAGAGCAAGAACGGCTCGAAGGAACCCATGGGAAAAAGTAA
- a CDS encoding GDP-L-fucose synthase, whose translation MSFWSDKRVVVTGGAGFLGSFVVEQLQTKGCHDIVVPRSNDYDLVQMDAVQQLYSDSIPDIVIHLAARVGGIGANQANPGKFFYDNLMMGAQLIEVGRQRGLKKFVALGTICAYPKFAPIPFKEDDIWNGYPEETNAPYGLAKKMMLVQSQAYRDQYGFNSIVLFPVNLYGPRDNFDLETSHVIPALIRKCMTAQEAGQATLTLWGDGSPTREFLYVEDAAAGILLAAEHYEGRLPVNLGTGEEVTIRNLATMIAAEANFTGQIVWDTSKPNGQPRRCLDVSRAKQLFGFQAKYALRDGLKKTWQWFVTNRHNLRQISF comes from the coding sequence ATGTCTTTCTGGTCAGATAAGCGGGTCGTCGTCACAGGCGGAGCAGGCTTTCTTGGATCCTTCGTGGTTGAGCAGCTTCAAACCAAAGGATGCCACGATATTGTCGTTCCTCGAAGCAACGACTATGACCTCGTTCAGATGGACGCGGTCCAACAGCTCTACAGCGATAGCATTCCCGATATAGTCATTCATCTGGCTGCACGCGTCGGGGGAATTGGAGCGAACCAAGCCAATCCCGGGAAGTTTTTTTACGATAACCTGATGATGGGTGCTCAGCTTATCGAAGTCGGGCGTCAGCGTGGACTGAAGAAATTCGTGGCGCTGGGGACCATCTGCGCCTATCCCAAGTTTGCCCCCATTCCATTTAAGGAAGACGATATCTGGAACGGCTACCCTGAAGAGACCAATGCGCCCTATGGTCTGGCTAAAAAAATGATGCTGGTTCAGTCCCAGGCCTATCGTGATCAGTACGGGTTTAACTCAATTGTGCTGTTTCCGGTGAACCTCTACGGCCCTCGCGATAACTTCGATCTGGAAACGTCTCACGTGATCCCGGCCTTGATACGCAAATGTATGACGGCGCAAGAAGCCGGGCAGGCCACGCTTACATTGTGGGGGGATGGATCTCCGACTCGTGAGTTTTTGTATGTGGAGGATGCAGCAGCAGGCATCCTGCTCGCAGCTGAACATTATGAAGGCCGTCTTCCCGTTAATCTGGGAACAGGGGAGGAGGTCACGATTCGTAATCTTGCCACTATGATTGCTGCGGAGGCCAATTTTACGGGCCAGATCGTCTGGGACACCAGCAAACCCAATGGTCAGCCCAGACGGTGCCTGGATGTCAGTCGAGCGAAGCAACTCTTTGGCTTTCAAGCGAAGTATGCACTCCGGGATGGGCTCAAGAAGACGTGGCAATGGTTTGTTACCAATCGTCACAATCTCCGCCAAATCAGCTTTTGA
- a CDS encoding tetratricopeptide repeat protein: MKEFDPSPLKQEQSPASFPILSGTDSLVTMPGISNQSVEAADSIDPSDGHESYERGTALKNVGLFRQAAEHYEKAAQHPRYALKGFAQMGLCLKKSGKQDDAVEAFRRALQVPSTSLKERVQILYLLGRTLESLGRIPESMETYRWLRREAPQYRDVAMRIESLSTRRMPANNRLT, encoded by the coding sequence ATGAAAGAATTCGATCCGTCACCCCTGAAACAGGAACAGAGTCCTGCCTCTTTCCCGATCCTATCGGGCACTGACAGCCTCGTCACGATGCCAGGAATCTCCAATCAGAGCGTCGAAGCCGCGGATTCAATAGACCCGTCGGACGGGCACGAATCGTACGAACGAGGAACAGCGCTCAAGAATGTTGGTTTATTCAGACAGGCAGCAGAACATTATGAGAAAGCCGCACAGCATCCACGATATGCACTGAAGGGCTTTGCCCAAATGGGTTTGTGCTTGAAAAAAAGCGGGAAACAGGACGATGCCGTTGAGGCCTTTCGACGGGCCCTCCAAGTGCCATCGACATCGTTGAAGGAGCGAGTTCAGATTCTTTATCTCTTAGGGAGAACATTGGAATCACTCGGGCGTATTCCAGAGTCAATGGAGACCTATCGCTGGCTCCGGCGTGAAGCGCCCCAATATCGGGATGTGGCCATGCGAATCGAGTCGTTAAGCACTAGACGAATGCCCGCCAACAACCGCTTAACCTAA
- a CDS encoding lipopolysaccharide biosynthesis protein: MTVKRRVLKNAAMAIAQVVVIGLAFFVLFRFLLETIGIERVGIWSLVLATTNVTRISELGFANSVLQFVSRYLAKGEPLRAARVIETAIITVAGFGGLALFLLYPILEWAVARLIPPALLPEAIGLLPFTVGSLWCSMMASTVHSGLDGIQRTDLRSVVLMSSQLIFVGTVFYLVPANGLEGVAQAQLIQSFWSLLVSWMVLKVSLDGLSIMPYRWSATVFREMFGYAANFQVNGIAQLFFEPTTKALLSKWGTLSDVGYFEMASRMIMQIRSLLVAANQVMVPVITTQQERAPTHIPDTYKRCYDIMLYLSIPIFSFLFVVTPLISEAWIGRYEAVFVVFAFLLIASWALNTTTVPAYLAFVGTGQLRWNTWSHLLMGVTNLLLGYILGYMMGSIGVVVGTCLAIVAGSVMTLLTFHAEHHVDLHGLVSRGSKGLALWCMSGVVGGLLLYYFLRDTLALWTVAVLVCAIFGALVAPSMWHHRIRTFLLDGLAELCGLKKTHQEKH, encoded by the coding sequence ATGACGGTTAAACGCCGCGTACTCAAGAATGCTGCCATGGCCATCGCTCAGGTGGTGGTCATTGGTCTTGCCTTCTTTGTGCTGTTCCGGTTCCTCCTGGAAACAATCGGCATCGAACGCGTGGGGATTTGGTCTCTGGTGTTGGCCACCACGAACGTGACTCGCATCAGCGAACTAGGCTTTGCGAACAGCGTGCTTCAATTTGTTTCGCGCTACCTTGCCAAGGGGGAACCGTTGCGGGCGGCACGGGTTATCGAGACTGCCATCATCACCGTGGCAGGATTCGGCGGTCTCGCGCTGTTTCTGTTGTACCCGATTCTTGAGTGGGCCGTTGCGCGATTGATTCCGCCCGCGCTATTGCCGGAGGCCATAGGCCTTCTGCCATTCACCGTTGGGTCGCTGTGGTGCAGTATGATGGCCTCAACTGTTCACTCAGGGCTGGACGGAATCCAGAGAACGGACTTGAGAAGTGTCGTGCTCATGTCGAGCCAACTGATTTTTGTAGGAACTGTGTTCTATCTCGTTCCTGCCAATGGCCTTGAAGGGGTGGCTCAAGCGCAACTGATCCAATCGTTCTGGAGCTTACTCGTGAGCTGGATGGTGCTCAAAGTCAGCCTCGATGGGCTGAGCATCATGCCCTATCGTTGGTCCGCCACCGTATTCCGTGAGATGTTCGGCTATGCGGCCAATTTTCAAGTGAACGGGATCGCACAGCTCTTCTTCGAGCCGACAACTAAAGCATTGTTGAGTAAATGGGGCACGCTTTCGGATGTGGGCTACTTTGAAATGGCCAGCCGTATGATTATGCAAATTCGCAGCCTCCTGGTCGCGGCCAATCAGGTCATGGTGCCTGTGATCACGACTCAGCAAGAACGCGCACCTACCCATATCCCGGACACATACAAGCGCTGCTATGACATCATGCTCTATCTGTCCATCCCTATCTTTTCCTTTCTCTTTGTGGTCACTCCGCTCATCTCCGAGGCGTGGATCGGGAGGTATGAGGCAGTGTTCGTCGTGTTCGCATTCCTGCTCATTGCAAGCTGGGCGCTGAACACCACTACTGTACCGGCGTACCTTGCCTTTGTCGGTACCGGACAGCTCCGCTGGAATACATGGTCTCATCTGCTCATGGGCGTCACCAATCTACTCCTAGGCTACATCCTCGGGTATATGATGGGCAGTATCGGCGTTGTTGTGGGCACGTGTCTCGCCATTGTGGCCGGTAGCGTGATGACGCTCCTCACGTTTCATGCAGAGCACCACGTTGACCTTCACGGCCTCGTCTCACGGGGATCGAAAGGATTGGCACTGTGGTGCATGTCGGGGGTCGTCGGGGGACTGCTCCTGTACTATTTTCTGCGCGATACGCTCGCGCTCTGGACCGTTGCGGTATTGGTCTGTGCCATTTTTGGTGCCTTGGTTGCCCCCTCAATGTGGCACCATCGCATACGAACATTCCTTCTTGACGGTCTAGCCGAGCTATGCGGCCTCAAAAAAACGCATCAGGAAAAACATTGA
- a CDS encoding right-handed parallel beta-helix repeat-containing protein: MAETSGLTYYVSSSAGSDRNPGTHAKPFLTIERARNEIRELKVRGTLGTAGVTVYVRGGDYPLTETFTLSEQDSGLSDAPIVYAAYQHEEVRLSGSIKIPVGAFQPVTQAEEVKRLASSAMPHVRRADLKALGLANAQDTRWNRSAPGQPERPSPEEIFVNDEVMQVARWPNKGWAVVASVTDAGKAGNNIEGRPGAFRLDDPRISQWGNTNVWLKGYWYWDWYDETIAVRSIDPVSRTVALATPSVYGLKAGARYFAFNVLSELDQEGEYYIDRETSVAYFWFPASLAGNRVTVSRLLTPLVALRDAAFVTLQGLIIEEGRDDGIQISGGQGNQIRDCIIRNVGKDGVVIQGGWQQVITGSHVYNVGTRGIVATGGDRKTLKAAEHKIFGNHVHHYGRRIATTKAGIDIDGVGIEVSHNHVHDAPHVGILFAGNEHLIQFNEIHHVCEETSDAGAIYVGRDWTARGNAIRYNFIHDLYGKNQKNDVTAIYLDDLVSGVDIFSNVVTDVHRAILVGGGRDNRVANNVFANCDIAISLDARGVTGALSIMSQNSVYMKRLRAMPFGSPPWSTRYPQLATLLQDEPIIPKNNVLQRNVSYRCKQSTINPLARPYGSIELPQDSDSDLGLPARAIQHSPARPRTPIRTMLPGWEAVPFPDMGLPK; the protein is encoded by the coding sequence ATGGCCGAGACTTCCGGCCTGACGTATTATGTGTCATCAAGCGCCGGGAGCGACCGTAATCCCGGCACGCACGCCAAACCCTTCTTGACCATCGAACGGGCCCGCAATGAGATCCGGGAACTCAAAGTACGCGGGACACTCGGCACAGCCGGAGTCACCGTGTATGTCAGAGGAGGGGACTACCCGCTGACAGAGACATTTACACTGAGCGAACAAGATTCCGGCCTGTCTGATGCCCCCATCGTCTATGCAGCCTATCAGCATGAGGAAGTGAGATTGTCCGGAAGCATCAAGATACCGGTCGGGGCCTTTCAGCCGGTTACGCAGGCGGAAGAGGTGAAGCGGCTGGCTTCTTCCGCCATGCCTCACGTCCGTCGAGCCGATCTGAAAGCGCTAGGATTGGCCAACGCTCAGGACACGCGCTGGAATAGAAGCGCCCCTGGACAGCCTGAAAGGCCGAGTCCCGAAGAGATTTTTGTCAATGATGAGGTGATGCAGGTGGCTCGCTGGCCGAACAAGGGATGGGCTGTGGTTGCCTCTGTCACGGATGCCGGGAAAGCCGGCAACAATATTGAAGGCCGTCCAGGGGCTTTCCGACTTGACGATCCCCGCATCTCGCAATGGGGCAATACGAACGTTTGGCTCAAAGGTTATTGGTATTGGGATTGGTACGATGAAACCATCGCTGTTCGATCGATCGATCCTGTCAGCCGTACGGTCGCGCTGGCAACGCCCTCGGTCTATGGACTGAAGGCCGGGGCAAGGTACTTCGCGTTCAATGTCCTGTCAGAGCTTGACCAGGAGGGCGAATACTACATCGATCGTGAGACGTCTGTCGCATACTTCTGGTTTCCTGCGTCGCTGGCGGGAAACCGTGTGACTGTCTCGCGGCTCTTGACCCCGCTTGTTGCGTTACGGGACGCCGCCTTCGTCACCCTCCAGGGGCTCATCATCGAAGAGGGGCGCGACGATGGTATTCAGATAAGTGGGGGGCAGGGGAACCAGATTCGCGATTGCATCATCCGTAATGTTGGCAAAGACGGGGTTGTGATTCAGGGGGGATGGCAACAAGTAATTACAGGCTCCCATGTCTATAACGTCGGCACACGCGGTATCGTGGCGACGGGTGGGGACCGAAAGACCCTTAAAGCCGCCGAGCACAAGATATTCGGCAACCATGTGCATCACTATGGCCGTCGCATTGCTACCACCAAAGCCGGGATCGATATCGATGGGGTAGGGATAGAGGTGTCGCATAATCATGTTCACGATGCCCCTCATGTGGGTATTCTCTTTGCGGGCAATGAGCACCTCATCCAATTTAATGAGATTCACCACGTGTGCGAGGAGACTTCCGATGCAGGCGCAATCTACGTGGGGCGGGATTGGACGGCGCGTGGAAATGCAATTCGATACAACTTCATCCACGACCTGTACGGCAAGAACCAGAAAAATGATGTGACGGCGATCTATCTCGACGATCTTGTAAGCGGCGTAGATATTTTTAGCAATGTGGTCACTGACGTTCATCGAGCGATACTTGTCGGAGGGGGCCGCGACAACAGGGTTGCCAACAACGTATTTGCCAATTGTGACATTGCGATTTCCTTGGATGCACGAGGGGTGACTGGCGCACTCTCGATCATGTCGCAAAACAGTGTGTATATGAAGCGGCTTCGGGCCATGCCATTCGGAAGTCCCCCTTGGAGCACGCGGTATCCGCAGCTCGCGACGTTGCTTCAGGACGAGCCGATCATTCCAAAAAATAATGTGTTGCAGCGGAACGTTTCCTACCGCTGCAAGCAATCAACGATCAATCCACTCGCGCGGCCATACGGTTCTATTGAACTCCCGCAGGATTCGGATTCCGACCTGGGATTGCCAGCTCGGGCCATTCAACATTCCCCAGCCAGACCACGCACTCCGATTCGAACCATGCTTCCTGGCTGGGAGGCTGTGCCTTTTCCCGATATGGGTTTACCGAAGTAA